DNA from Aggregatimonas sangjinii:
CACTGAAGCCGGACTCATAGAAAATGCCGCACAGAGTTGTGGTGCAATTGTGGCACAAAGCTATGCACATCGTAACGAAAGCAACGAAATTGTAGGGCAGGCCATTGGTTTTATAAGTGCAATTAAAAAAATAGAGATCACCGATTTGCCGGTAGTCAATGAGCGAATTATGACCAAAGGCAAGCTACTTTCAAGATTCGACGACGAAAATTTCAGCCTTTGCACAGTAGAATCGACCACTTTTAGAAACGGCGAATTAATCGTAGCTTGTACCTTTAATTTTTTGATCCAGGCGATTTAATCTTTCTTATCGGATATGAAAAAAGATGAAGTACCACAGGATGACGGCTTTTTAAAAGAGGAGCACGGCAAGGAATTGAATTATGCCGTAGATAAAGACGGCAACTATACTACTGCACTTAGCTCCGGATGGGAGGCCAAAACCATTGCCCTGAACAATGCTTTGGCCCGCATTGAAGAGCGCATTGCAGATGCCAAGACAAGGGTACATGAAAACAAGACAAGCCCAATCGAATATTTTATGGAATACTGCCGTATGGATGTTCCCGTGCTTTCCAGTTATATGGGTATGTGGCAATGGCGCGTTAAAAGACATTTCAAGCCCTCCATTTTTAAAAAATTAAGCGATAAGACTTTGACAAAATATGCCGAAGTGTTCGAAATAGACCTCAAGCAGTTAAAACATTTTGATACGGATTCATGAAGATAGCTTTTGAACACAAACAGTCTGCGCACTGCGAAAACGGAGTGGCATCAAATCTAATGCGTTTTAACGGTTATGAAGTAAGCGAGCCTATGGTGTTCGGTATCGGTTCCGGTCTTTTATTCTGCTATATCCCCTTCGTAAAATTGGACAGTGCACCGCTTATTACCTATAGGGCCATGGCCGGTTTCATATTCAAGCGCTTCGCCAAAAGAGTGGGTATCGTTATCAAAAGGGAAAAATTCAAAGACCCTAAAAAAGCACAGGAACGATTAGACGAAAATTTAAGGAAGAACAATCCAGTTGGACTTCAAGTAGGGGTATATCATTTGGTCTATTTCCCGGACGAGTACCGTTTTCATTTTAATGCCCATA
Protein-coding regions in this window:
- a CDS encoding ABC transporter permease, translated to MNVIRRNIDIKKLLPHRAPMLMVSHMPYLDTASCETNFDISPQCIFLQNGKLTEAGLIENAAQSCGAIVAQSYAHRNESNEIVGQAIGFISAIKKIEITDLPVVNERIMTKGKLLSRFDDENFSLCTVESTTFRNGELIVACTFNFLIQAI